A region of the Vibrio chagasii genome:
TGGTGTGAGCCAAGAATACACTTCCGCCATGACTGCCTACTGTTGGTCTAGCCACGTACTAAGCGCTTGCTTAATATCTGCGGCTACTTGTTCTATCTCTTGCTCTGCATTGATCACAAGAACCGAATCATCTTGCGCAGCAATCTCAAGGTAACGTTCACGCGTGCGATCGAAGAAAGAGATATCCATCTTTTCAATTCTATCTAGCTCACCACGGCCACGTGCACGCTCAAGCCCTACTCTAGGGTCTAAGTCCAAGTATAGAGTTAGATCCGGCTTAAAATCGCCTAGCGTGGTTGCTTTCAATGATTCCATTGTCGTACGCGCGATCTGGCGACCACCACCTTGATACGCTTGAGAAGACATATCATGACGATCACCCAATACCCATTTACCGCTATCTAAAGCAGGCTTAATCACGTTTTCGACTAATTGAACACGTGCAGCGTACATCAGCAGTAACTCAGTCATGTCTTGAAGCTTTTCGCCTTCGTGCTCTTCTTTGACCAGTGAACGCATCTTTTCTGCCAGCACAGTACCGCCTGGTTCACGAGTGTTTACGAGCTCTTCAACACCAGAAGCTTTCAATGTCTCAACAATGGCATTGATAGCTGTACTTTTACCCGCACCTTCAAGGCCTTCAACCACGATAAATTTCGACTGATTCATAATTCGTTCTTTATTTGTTTCTTCTTAATTGTTTTAAGTAAGCTCGTACTGCACGGTTGTGCTCAGCCAAACTCTTTGAAAATACATGCCCACCTTTGCCACTCGCGACAAAATAGAGGTAGTTACTCTTTTCTGGATTCAGAGCCGCATTAATTGACGCTCGACCTGCCATGGCAATCGGCGTTGGCGGCAGGCCACTCATAGTGTATGTGTTGTATGGCGTTGGGGTTCTTAAATCTTTCTTACGGATGTTACCATCGTAGCTATCGCCCATTCCATAAATCACCGTTGGGTCCGTTTGTAGACGCATACGCTTGTTTAAGCGATTAACGAATACAGACGACACACGTTCACGCTCTGAAGCAACGGCCGTCTCTTTCTCAATAATAGAAGCTAGAATCAGAGCTTCATAAGGTGACTTAAGAGGCAGTTTATCCGCTCTGTTTTCCCATTCATCGTTCACCACGTTCATTAGGTCTCGATGGGCGCGCTTCAACAAATCTAAATCGGTTGTGCCGTAGGTGTAGTGGTAGGTTTCGGCCAAGAACAAACCTTCTAGCTTCTCATTTTCAATGCCAAGCTTTTCAGCGATCTCTTTTTCAGACACACCATCTAACGTCTGTTGAATGAATTCATTGTCTTTTAGCTGCACGAGCCATTCGTCGAAACGACTGCCTTCAACAAAGGTAATTGTAAACTGGTGCTCTTTACCCTCTACAAGTACTTGCAGCGCTTGCTCAAGCGTTAACCCCGGCTCTAGCAAGAAAGTACCCGCTTTTACGTCAACAAGGTCAGGGTGAAGCTTACGGATTAATTTCTCATAAGGAGATGCCTCAAATAGGCCCTCATTGATTAACTGAGCCAGCACGCGGTTAAAGCTGCTGCCTGAAGCAACGGTAACTACCTGCGGCTTTTCTAATTGAATGACTTGTTTCAGGTTATCTTGTGCTTGGTTATACACATAGAACCCGGCAGCACCCGCTGCAATGAGGCACAAGATAATAAAAATAAATAACTTTTTGATCACGAGTTTAGTTGTCCTTGAAGGCTACGAGTAACGGTTCCAATGTCGAATTGGGTTTCACTAATACGGGTAACAGGGGCAACCCCTAAAATGGAGTTGGTGATGAAAACCTCATCAGCTTGCATGAGTTGAGGTAAGCAATAGTCACCAATAGTAACGGAAAGTTCAGTTTGGTTCAGCGCAGTTAACACTTGCTTACGCATAACTCCCGCTACACCACTTTGGGTTAGCTGAGGCGTACAAATCACCTCACCTTGGCGCCAAAACAGATTGGCCATGGTGGTTTCAATCACATTGCCAGAGATATCAAGAACCAAACCGTCAACTTCACCAGCTTGATCCATCTCGTCTTTCATCAGTACCTGCTCAAGACGATTGTTATGCTTGTGACCAGCAAGCAATGGGCTCAGCCCTAAAGCTTGGCGACAAATCCCGAGTTCGACTCCGGTATCTTGCCATGCCTCATAATGGCTTGGGTAATCAAACGTACTAATGGTAATGGTTGGCTTAGCAATGTTCTTAGTGCTGTAGCCTCTGCCGCCAGCACCGCGGCTAACATGCAGCTTTATTCCGGCTTTTCTACTATTAAACTTATTTGCACTTTCGAGGTGGCAGTTTTGGATGTGTTGAATTGCGCTATTGAGCCAAACGTTAACCACATTCCAATCTAATGCAGAAATACGTAACGCTTTTAGACATTCATCGACACGCTGTTGATGGTCCTGAAAATGCTGGATCTGACCATTTTGGACAAGCATTGTCGTAAAACAGCCGTCTCCGTATTGAAACGAACGATCTAAGATGTCGATAGTTTGCTGGCTTTGTCCGTCAATCCAAAACATGTTTTTCCCCATAAAAAGAAACGGCTCAATGCTAAGCATCAAGCCGTTTAAAAACAAGTCTAATTATGACTATCTACGACGTTTAGGTCTTTTATAAGATGATTAAATCTTTTTGAAGATCAAACAGCCGTTTGTACCACCGAAACCGAAAGAGTTACATGCAGCATATTCCATGTTGCTAACTTTACGAGCAGTATGAGGTACTAAGTCAATGTCTAAGCCTTCTTCAGGATCATCTAGATTGATTGTTGGTGGAACAATTTGGTCAACCAGAGACATAGCCGTAATGATAGCTTCAGCAGAACCAGCGGCACCTAGAAGGTGACCTGTCATTGATTTCGTTGAAGAAACCAATACTTGCTTGCTGCCAGCTTCGCCAAGAGCACGTTTGATGCCCTTCACTTCTGCTACGTCGCCTGCAGGAGTCGATGTACCGTGTGCGTTAACATAACCGATTTGTTCACCAGTAATGCCAGCATCACGCATAGCCGCTTCCATTGCTAGTGCGCCACCAGAACCATCTTCACTTGGAGATGTCATGTGGTAAGCGTCACCCGACATACCGAAGCCAACTAGCTCACAGTAAATCTTAGCGCCACGAGCTTTAGCGTGTTCGTACTCTTCTAGAACCATCATGCCAGCACCGTCACCAAGAACGAAGCCGTCACGGCCTTTGTCCCATGGACGAGAAGCTTTTTGAGGCTCGTCGTTGCGAGTAGATAGTGCTTTAGCTGCACCAAAACCACCCATACCTAGTGGTGTAGATGCTTTTTCAGCACCGCCCGCTAGCATTGCGTCAGCATCGCCGTATGCAATCATACGTGCCGCGTGACCAATGTTATGTAGGCCAGTTGTACATGCAGTAGAAATAGCGATGTTAGGACCGCGTAGACCACGCATGATAGACATGTGACCAGCAATCATGTTCACGATCGTTGACGGAACAAAGAATGGGCTAATTTTACGAGGGCCTTTTTCAGTAAGCGCTTGGTGACCGGCTTCGATCAAACCAAGACCACCGATACCAGAACCGATAGCCACACCAATACGTGGTGCGTTCTCATCAGTAACAGTTAGACCAGAATCATCAAGTGCCTGAACACCTGCTGCGACGCCGTATTGGATGAATAGATCCATTTTACGAGCATCTTTTTTAGACATGTACTCTTCGCAGTTAAAGTCTTTAACTAGACCTGCAAAACGAGTTGAGAAATTGGTTGCATCAAAGTGCTCGATATTCACGATACCACTTTGACCAGCTAGCAGGGCTTTCCAAGAAGATTCTACAGTGTTGCCTACCGGTGACAACATACCCATGCCAGTGACAACTACACGACGCTTGGACACGATTTTACACTCCGGAGATTGAGGTGATTTAAGATGAGGATAGATGAGTTAGAGAAAACACAGGCGGTCGAGGTGACCGCCTGGGAGAGATTATTACTGAGCGCTAGTTACGTAATCGATAGCTGCTTGAACAGTAGTAATTTTCTCAGCTTCTTCATCTGGGATTTCAGTGTCGAATTCTTCTTCTAGAGCCATTACTAGCTCAACTGTGTCTAGAGAATCTGCACCTAGGTCATCAACGAAAGAAGCTTCGTTTTTAACTTCAGCTTCGTCTACACCTAGCTGTTCAACAATGATTTTCTTTACGCGTTCTTCGAGGTTGCTCATTTTTTCTTTTCCTTTACAGAGTTCGCTTTATGCGATGTTTTCCGTAGTTTATTCAATCTATTGAAAGTTGCAAGGTCAACTTTTCTGGTCAAACCACAATTTTCACGATTTTAACCGAAATTACGTATGATCTTGACTTAAATCATGCACAAATGTTGCACATAATTTAAACCATGTACATACCGCCATTGACGTGAAGTGTTTCACCTGTGATATAAGCTGCCGCAGGCGACGCCAAAAATACCACAGCTTCAGCGATTTCGCGAGGGTCACCTAGTCGACCTGCTGGTACATTCGCCAAAGTTGCTGCACGTTGGTCATCATTTAGCGCTTTAGTCATGTCAGTTTCGATGAAACCAGGAGCAACAGTGTTCACTGTAACGCCACGAGACGCAACTTCACGAGCCATTGATTTAGTAAAGCCAATTACGCCAGCTTTAGCTGCTGCGTAGTTTGCTTGACCAGCGTTACCCATAGTACCCACTACAGAACCAACGTTAACGATACGGCCTTCACGCTTCTTCATCATGCCACGCAATACAGCTTTAGACATGCGGAAGATAGGTGTTAGGTTAGTGTCGATGATGTCATTCCATTCGTCGTCTTTCATACGCATTAGTAGGTTGTCACGAGTGATACCTGCGTTGTTAACTAGAATGTCAATCGCACCGAATTCATCGTTGATGGTTTTCAGTGTAGCAGCAATTGAGTCAACATCAGTTACGTTAAGAGCAAGACCTTTACCGTTCTCGCCAAGGTACTCACTGATTGCAGCAGCGCCGCCTTCAGATGTAGCAGTACCGATAACTTTAGCACCACGCTCAACTAAAAGTTCAGCGATTGCACGACCGATACCACGGCTTGCGCCTGTAACTAGTGCAACTTTGCCTTCTAAATTCATCATAACTTCTCTATTAAGTGGTTATTACTTAGCAGCTTCTAGTGATGCAGTGTCATTAACTGCAGCAGCTGTCATAGTTTTTACGATTCGTTTTGTTAGGCCAGTAAGAACTTTACCAGGACCTAATTCAAGTAGCTTCTCAACGCCTTGCTCGTTCATCGCTTGTACACCTTCAGTCCAACGAACTGGGCTGTAAAGTTGACGAACAAGCGCATCTTTAATTTTTGCAGGGTCTGTTTCAGCAACAACATCAACGTTGTTGATAACAGGCAATGCTGGCGTGTTGAATTCTAGAGCTTCTAGAGCTACCGCTAGCTTGTCTGCTGCAGGTTTCATTAGCGCACAGTGAGACGGTACAGATACTGGTAGAGGAAGTGCACGCTTAGCGCCCGCTTCTTTACATAGTGCACCAGCACGCTCTACTGCCGCTTTGTTACCCGCGATAACAACTTGGCCAGGAGAGTTGAAGTTCACTGGAGAAACAACTTCACCCTGTGCCGCTTCTTCACACGCTTTAGCAATCGCTTCATCATCTAGACCGATGATTGCGTACATTGCACCAACGCCTGCAGGAACCGCTTCTTGCATTAGCTGGCCACGTAGTTCAACTAGCTTGATCGCTTCTTTAAAGTCGATAACGCCAGCACATACTAGTGCAGAATATTCACCTAAGCTGTGACCCGCTAAGTTTGCAGGTTGCTCTAGGCCAAGCTCTTGCCATACACGCCAAATTGCAACAGACGCTGTTAGTAGAGCCGGTTGAGTGCGGAAAGTTTCATTTAGATTTTCTACTGGGCCATCTTGAACTAATGCCCATAGATCGTAACCAAGTGCTTCTGAAGCTTCAGCAAATGTTTGTTTAACAACATCATACTGTTCGCCTAGGTCTGCAAGCATACCGATAGCTTGAGAGCCTTGGCCTGGGAATACGATAGCAAACTTGCTCATTGTAATTTTCCTTTAAGCAAAGCAAAAAATTGAATAAGGCACATAAGTTATGTGCCTTGTTTGTAGGTTTTCGCTTAGGGTTAGAATTTAACTAACGCAGAACCCCAAGTGAAGCCACCGCCAAATGCTTCCAATAGAAGCGTTTGACCGCGTTTAATTCGTCCGTCACGAACAGCCTCATCCAAGGCTGTTGGTACGGTAGCCGCTGACGTGTTGCCGTGCTTATCAAGGGTGATCACCACTTGATCAAGTGACATTGTCAGCTTTTTCGCCGTTGCTGAAATAATACGGTAGTTCGCTTGGTGTGGAACTAACCAATCAAGCTCTGACTTATCCATGTTATTTGCAGCTAATGTGTCTTTAACCAGCTTAGATAGCTGAGTTACCGCCACTTTGAATACTTCGTTGCCCGCCATGTGCAGCCATTTATCCGCATCACCGCCACGCTCTGGTACTTCAAGGCTTAGTAGCTCACCGTATTTACCATCAGAGTAAATATGTGTCGACAAAATACCTGGCTCTTCGCTTGCGCCTACAACAACCGCGCCTGCTGCATCACCAAATAGGATGATCGTAGAGCGGTCAGTCGGATCACAGGTTTTTGACAGTGCATCGGCACCAATCACCAAAACGTTCTTACACATGCCTGATTTGATGTGCTGATCAGCAACAGACAAAGCATAGACAAAACCAGAACACGCTGCAGCCAAATCAAACGCAGGGCAGCCTTTAATACCAAGCTTACCTTGTACCTGACACGCCGAAGACGGGAATGTGTGGCTACTACTGGTGGTCGCAACGATGATTAAATCAATATCTTCTTTGTCGATACCCGCCATTTCAATGGCATTTTCAGCAGCGTAAAACGCCATATCTGCAACGGTTTCGTTCTCCGCTGAAATACGACGCTCTTTAATACCTGTTCTAGCAACGATCCACTCATCGCTGGTCTCTACCATTTTCTCTAAGTCTGCGTTAGTACGCACCTGAGATGGCAAGTAGCTGCCAGTACCTAAAATTTTGCTATACATGAAGACTAATAATGCCTCTCGAGTAAAACCGCTTCCAAACGATCGCTAATGCGGCTGGGGACTTGTCGTTTGACCTCGTGTACTGCCTCGCCAATCGCGTTGACAACTGCAGATACATCAGCACTTCCATGACTTTTAATGACAATGCCGCGCAATCCTAACAAACTTGCGCCGTTATACTGGTCGGGGTTCAAGGTTTTTAATTCAGTAAATAGCTCAGAAAGCAACATTCTGGCTATCCAACCCTTTATTGTTGAAGCCATCATGCGCGTTTTTAGCTTATCAATAAAGAGCTGAGCCGTACCTTCGCACGTTTTTAAGCAGACATTGCCCACAAAACCATCACATACGACGACATCAGCAGCATCTTGCAGGAGTTGATTACCTTCAATATAGCCTATGAAGTTCACAGACTGAGTATTCGACAACATTTCAGCGCATCGTTTTACAAGGTCATTACCTTTAATTTCTTCGGCACCGATATTTAAAATAGCGACACGTGGAGCGCGACCTAAATGTTGTTCCGCTAATGCACTGCCCATTACAGCAAATTGGAAAAGCGAATCTGCATCACTAGACACATTTGCCCCTAAATCAAGCATCCATGTGCGATTTCCTGAGGCGGTAGGCAAAGCTGAAACCAATGCAGGCCTATCAATACCAGGAAGGAGCTTAAGTCGGAAACGGGACAAAGCCATCAATGCGCCAGTGTTGCCACCACTCACACAAGCATCCGCTTGAGAGTCGGCGACCAGATCAATCGCAGCACGCATGGAGCTACCCTGACTGTTACGCAAGGCTAGTGAAGGTTTTTCAGAATTGGAAATAACTCGATCACAATGCTGAATACTCAAACGAGAGTCAGGCATTCGACCTAATGAAGATAATTGAGATGTGATCGCGTTTCGATCACCTATGAGAATGACTTTTAGCTCTGGGAAATACGACAGTGCCTGCACGGCGGCAGGCACTGTTACACGAGGACCGAAGTCCCCGCCCATTGCATCAAGCGCAACGGTTAGATTTTGCAAAGGTCAACCTTACTTGTTGATAACCTTTTTGCCGCGGTAGAAACCTTCCGCAGTCACGTTGTGACGTAGGTGAGTTTCACCTGAAGTTGCGTCTACAGAAAGTGCAGCTGTAGTTAGCGCATCGTGTGAACGACGCATGCCACGCATTGAACGTGATTTCTTGCTCTTTTGTACGGCCATTGACCCTACTCCTATGTAAATTCTTAAAGAAGCAGTTACTTCTTCAAGCTTTTTAAAACATCAAATGGATTCGGCTTCTTGTCTTCCTCAATTTCTTCAGGAAGTTCACCAAACACCAAGTTATTTGAGTTAACGCTACATTTCGCATTATCGTGCATTGCTATTTGCGGCAATCCAAGGATGAACTCGTCTTCAACTAGTTGAATCAGGTCTAACTCACCGTACTCGTTCAGATCTACCAAATCGTACTCTTCCGGTGCTTCCTCTTCACTTTTCTCATTATAATAAGGAGTATAAGTGAATTGGACATCGCACTCATGTGCGAAAACCTCATTACAACGCTGACACTCTAAATCGACTTCGACGTTAGCTTTACCAGAGATAACGACTAATCGTTGTTCATCAAGCCCAAATGACAATGAGACTTGCGCGTCACGTTTTACGCCTTCAGTTGCCTCAGCTAAACGCTTAAAAAGACTGGTTTGGATGATGCCATCTAAATCTAGTCGTTTCTGAGCCGTTCTTGCCGGATCAACTGTACGCGGTATTTTTACCTTTTGCATAGGGCGCGAATCTTATCTTCCAAATCGAGTTTAGTCAAAGGAAATGGCAAAAAAAGTACACTTTTTTACCTTTCCCATACAGAGCATTATGAATAGCGGGATAACTTCCTATATCCTACTGTAAATGCTTCTATGAATTGTAAATTAAAATGAAAAATTACCAACTAGTTTTAGCCTCTACCTCACCATTTAGGCAAGAGATCCTCAAAAAACTACAAATTAGCTTCATTACGGCAAAGCCTGATTGTGATGAAACACCGATTACGGGGGAGACTCCACAACAGTTGGTAATGCGCCTTGCTGAAACCAAAGCTAAGTCTTGTGTCATTGATCAACCAAGCTTAGTGATTGGATCTGACCAAGTCTGCGTGATCGATGGCGAGATAATAGGTAAACCTCACACTCGTGAAAAAGCGATTGAGCAGCTATCTCGTCAAAGTGGCAAGAGCATCACTTTCTATACAGGAGTAACCGTATGGAACAGCGAAACCCAACAAGCTGACACGCGTCTCGATACCTTTATTGTTCACTTCCGTGATTTAACCGAGCAACAAATCATCTCTTATGTTGAAAAAGAAGAGCCGTATTGGTGCGCTGGCAGCTTCAAGTGTGAAGGGTTAGGTATCGCTTTGTTTAAAGAGATGGAAGGAAAAGATCCAAACACGCTTATCGGCCTGCCGCTTATCGACTTAGTCGATATGTTAGATGCACAAGGAATGAGTGTGCTTTAACTCGCGCTTATCACTCTTACAGAGATTCCCTACTCCTTCCTTCGTCATTCTAGGGAATGACGGAAGTTGTCTCTTGAACTTTAAAGAAAACACGATATGAAGACCATAGTAGTACCACTCAACTTTTAAAAAGGTCACTGCTGTCTCATTAATAATGCGGAAGACAGTAACCCAAAAGTTGTTCGACCGAGGTAACACGTAAACACAAGGTACTATTTTACTCGAATAGCAAAAAGTATCGTCATCCCCAAGAGTGAGGGACGTATATGGACTCCCCTAGTATTGCAAGGAAACGAGTAAAGGTATGCAAGTGCACGTATATTCGGTTTCTTTATGGGGAGCTACCCCGAACCTCTATGGCTTAATCCACTCAGCAAAAGTTCTTATCGAGCGTGTGGTGTATTATCACCTTCGTCCCTCTCAGAGTTTCTTTTGCTTGCTATGCTTACTCTTTACCATAATTTACTTGCTTACATGGGGGGATTGATGTCTCCCTTAAACTTATAAAATCAACTGTTAAGCGATTAACGTCTCATTATAAGATTGATTGCTTTTCAGCATGGCACAAGCCATTCTGATCGTTTTGTTCGCAAGGGCGACAACCACTTGGTTAAACGACTTTCTTTCTAATAAGTTTCGTATCCAGCAACTTAAGCGATCTTCTTTATCTCGGATATTCGCTACCACCGCTCTTGCTCCATGAACGACAAGAGAGCGTAAGGTTTTATCACCTGATTTACTTATTCCGTGGTTTTTGTTCTTACCACCACTGCCAGTATGAGCCGGAACTAAACCTAAGCTCGCACTAGCTCCTCGACCATTTCTATAGGCCGAAGCGTCACCCAGACGGGAAAAAATGGCACTTGCAATCACCCAACGTACACCTCGTAAAGTGATTAATAACTGGCAAGCGGGTATTTGCTTTGCAAAGTCTATAAGTTGCGATTCAACTCTCTCGATAGGCTCATCAAGATTTAGTAGCTGAGCATGTAATTCTCGGAGAACGAATCGAGTTGTCGGTGTTAATTCATTCTCCATATCTTCGATAACGAAAGGGAGTAGTTCTCGCAGTTTATTGGCTCCTTGTGGGAAGGTAATGCCACATTCCGCTGCATAGCCACGGATACGTAGACTTACTGCCGTGCGTTGTTTTATATAGCTTTGTCTTAAACTCAGCAGCATTGCGATATCTTGCTGCTCCGGTGTTTTTACAGGTACAGCATGAATATCGGAGCGTAAGGAAGCTTCGTAAATCGCGATAGCATCATTAGCATCGTTCTTATTACCACTGCGATACGGCTTCACTTTTTGGGGAGGTATCATTTTGACGGTATGACCACGGCTTTGAAACGTTCGTCCCCAATAATGAGATGCTGCACAGGCCTCTATGCAAATGGTTGCGTCAGGGTGTTGGCTGATGACCGTTAGCATTTTCTTTTTAGACATAGCTTGGTTCAACTTACGCTTGCCATGGCGGTTAAATACCGCGACTTGAAAGACGGATTTGGCTAAATCAATCGAGATTGTGTTAAATTTATTCATGGTATGGGCTCCTGTTTTTGGTTCGCACCTGTAACTTTAGCTGACGCTGTCAGTTGAGGTGGGGAGTCCATACCATTGAGCGAGTTGGGGATCTCTTGTAACAAGCACAAACAAAAAAGGTTGACGAAATTCGTCAACCTTTCTCAATTATAGATACTGAAGAACAAATTTAGAGACACTCTATACCTTCGTATCTCGTATCTCGTATCTCGTATCTCGTATCTTCTTAAAGCTTACGTAAACCAGTCAGCGCTTTTTCTAATCGCGCTTCCATCGGAGCTGAGATATCCATCTTCTCTTCGCTACCCGGATGCGTAAACTTGATGTTTGCTGCATGTAGGAACAAACGATCCAAACCAACCTTTCCCGTGTAAGCATCAAAACGACGATCACCATATCGGTCATCCCATGCTATTGGGTGGCCCGTATATTGAGTGTGTACACGAATTTGGTGCGTTCGACCGGTAATCGGGCTCGCTTGAATCAGTGTCGCATCTTTGAACTTCTCTAAAACCTTAAAACGGGTTTCCGAGGCTTTACCATTCGGGTTAACACGAACGATACTGTTTACTTCATTTTTCAGCAGAGGCGCGTTCACCACCTTACAGCTGTTCTTCCACTCGCCCATCACTAAAGCGAAATAGTATTTTTGAACCGTTTTTTCACGGAATTGCGCTTGAAGATGTCTTAGCGCCGAGCGCTTCTTAGCAACAAGCAAGATGCCAGACGTATCTCTATCGATACGGTGCACTAACTCGAGAAAGCGAGCTTCAGGACGAAGTGCACGCAATGCTTCAATTGCGCCAAACTTAAGTCCACTACCGCCATGAACGGCAGTGCCCGATGGTTTATTTAGAATCAGCATGTGATCATCTTCATAAATGATGCACTGTTCCAATTCTGAAACCTTGTTGAGTTTCGTGCTTGGCACGTTCTCTTCGACTTTCTCTTCAATGGTAACTGGCGGGATACGAACTAAATCACCAGCTTTTAGTTTGTACTCAGCCTTGATGCGTTTTTTGTTTACGCGGACTTCGCCTTTACGCACGATTCGGTAAATCATGCTTTTCGGGATGTTTTTTAATTGGTTGCGTAAGAAGTTATCAATACGCTGACCAGCCATATCTTCGTCAATATCGACAAATTGGACTTGGGTTCTAATTTCGCTCATTGCGCTATTGTATCACTGTCACTTTTGATAATTGAGATTTTCTTAGGTCTATTCTGAACTAATTTACTCTTAATTCTTGATCATCTACCACCAAATGGTCGCTAAAGTTCTATATTTCTTTGATTCTTCGAACAAAAAAGCACCAAGATTCCTGCAAATTAAAATATCAATTGATAAATTATTTATAGACAGTGAGTTAGAGCTATCAAAACACAAACAAAAACTGTTTTTTTTACAGCATTCCGACAAAGCAGATTGCTGTGTTTACCGACCACTGCTATAGTTCACAGCTGCTATCAACGGTTTGACTAAAATTTAAACAGACAGTCGTTCATAAGCAAGTAAATGAGTAGATAACTCAGATTAGACAGTGCTGCAATTGGCGTAAGACACAGTCAACTGAGTCCCCTTATCGCTCTACTCACGTACGCTCATGTTGAGTATTCACCGCCACATCGCGGATCATAGGCTAACTCCCTATGATGACTGACGTGCCCCAGAGCATCCCTCTCCAGCCGGGAGGCTGCACCGATAAAGCCATGGGATCTGGCACCATGAGAAACGAAATAAAGCGATAAGTACAATGATGAAAATAAGAAAAGACAACGAGTATTTCTAAATGAAAAGAATGTTAATTAACGCAACTCAAAAAGAAGAGTTGCGTGTCGCTTTGGTTGACGGCCAGCGACTATTCGATCTAGATATCGAAAGTCCAGGTCATGAGTCAAAGAAAGCGAATATCTACAAAGGACGTATTACCCGTATTGAACCAAGCCTAGAAGCGGCATTCGTTGATTACGGCGCAGAACGTCACGGTTTCCTCCCTCTTAAAGAAATTGCCCGCGAATACTTCCCTGAAGGTTATACATACCAAGGCCGTCCTAGCATTAAAGAAGTGCTAAAAGAAGGCCAAGAAGTAATCGTACAAGTAGAGAAAGAAGAACGTGGTAGCAAAGGTGCTGCACTGACAACTTTCATCTCTTTGGCAGGTAGTTACTTAGTTCTTATGCCAAACAACCCTCGTGCAGGCGGTATTTCTCGTCGTATCGAAGGTGACGAACGCACCCAACTGAAAGCAGCATTGAGCACTCTTGAGCTTCCTCAAGGTATGGGCTTAATCGTGCGTACAGCGGGCGTTGGCAAAAGCGCAGAAGAGCTAGAGTGGGACCTAAATGTTCTATTGAATCACTGGGGCGCTATCAAGCAAGCTTCTGATTCAAATGCAGCTCCTTTCCTAATTCACCAAGAAAGTAACGTTATTGTTCGCGCAATTCGTGACTACCTACGTCGTGACATCGGCGAGATTCTAATCGACAGCAACACTATTTTTGAACGTGCTCAAGCGCACATTCAACTAATACGCCCAGATTTCATGAATCGCGTTAAGAAGTACGATGGTGAAGTACCACTATTCAGTCACTACCAGATTGAAAGCCAGATCGAATCGGCTTTCCAACGTGAAGTTCGCCTTCCTTCTGGTGGTTCTATCGTAATCGATCCA
Encoded here:
- the rluC gene encoding 23S rRNA pseudouridine(955/2504/2580) synthase RluC, whose product is MSEIRTQVQFVDIDEDMAGQRIDNFLRNQLKNIPKSMIYRIVRKGEVRVNKKRIKAEYKLKAGDLVRIPPVTIEEKVEENVPSTKLNKVSELEQCIIYEDDHMLILNKPSGTAVHGGSGLKFGAIEALRALRPEARFLELVHRIDRDTSGILLVAKKRSALRHLQAQFREKTVQKYYFALVMGEWKNSCKVVNAPLLKNEVNSIVRVNPNGKASETRFKVLEKFKDATLIQASPITGRTHQIRVHTQYTGHPIAWDDRYGDRRFDAYTGKVGLDRLFLHAANIKFTHPGSEEKMDISAPMEARLEKALTGLRKL
- the plsX gene encoding phosphate acyltransferase PlsX, whose translation is MQNLTVALDAMGGDFGPRVTVPAAVQALSYFPELKVILIGDRNAITSQLSSLGRMPDSRLSIQHCDRVISNSEKPSLALRNSQGSSMRAAIDLVADSQADACVSGGNTGALMALSRFRLKLLPGIDRPALVSALPTASGNRTWMLDLGANVSSDADSLFQFAVMGSALAEQHLGRAPRVAILNIGAEEIKGNDLVKRCAEMLSNTQSVNFIGYIEGNQLLQDAADVVVCDGFVGNVCLKTCEGTAQLFIDKLKTRMMASTIKGWIARMLLSELFTELKTLNPDQYNGASLLGLRGIVIKSHGSADVSAVVNAIGEAVHEVKRQVPSRISDRLEAVLLERHY
- the rpmF gene encoding 50S ribosomal protein L32, whose product is MAVQKSKKSRSMRGMRRSHDALTTAALSVDATSGETHLRHNVTAEGFYRGKKVINK
- a CDS encoding IS110 family RNA-guided transposase, with amino-acid sequence MNKFNTISIDLAKSVFQVAVFNRHGKRKLNQAMSKKKMLTVISQHPDATICIEACAASHYWGRTFQSRGHTVKMIPPQKVKPYRSGNKNDANDAIAIYEASLRSDIHAVPVKTPEQQDIAMLLSLRQSYIKQRTAVSLRIRGYAAECGITFPQGANKLRELLPFVIEDMENELTPTTRFVLRELHAQLLNLDEPIERVESQLIDFAKQIPACQLLITLRGVRWVIASAIFSRLGDASAYRNGRGASASLGLVPAHTGSGGKNKNHGISKSGDKTLRSLVVHGARAVVANIRDKEDRLSCWIRNLLERKSFNQVVVALANKTIRMACAMLKSNQSYNETLIA
- a CDS encoding Maf family protein, whose translation is MKNYQLVLASTSPFRQEILKKLQISFITAKPDCDETPITGETPQQLVMRLAETKAKSCVIDQPSLVIGSDQVCVIDGEIIGKPHTREKAIEQLSRQSGKSITFYTGVTVWNSETQQADTRLDTFIVHFRDLTEQQIISYVEKEEPYWCAGSFKCEGLGIALFKEMEGKDPNTLIGLPLIDLVDMLDAQGMSVL
- a CDS encoding beta-ketoacyl-ACP synthase III, with translation MYSKILGTGSYLPSQVRTNADLEKMVETSDEWIVARTGIKERRISAENETVADMAFYAAENAIEMAGIDKEDIDLIIVATTSSSHTFPSSACQVQGKLGIKGCPAFDLAAACSGFVYALSVADQHIKSGMCKNVLVIGADALSKTCDPTDRSTIILFGDAAGAVVVGASEEPGILSTHIYSDGKYGELLSLEVPERGGDADKWLHMAGNEVFKVAVTQLSKLVKDTLAANNMDKSELDWLVPHQANYRIISATAKKLTMSLDQVVITLDKHGNTSAATVPTALDEAVRDGRIKRGQTLLLEAFGGGFTWGSALVKF
- the yceD gene encoding 23S rRNA accumulation protein YceD gives rise to the protein MQKVKIPRTVDPARTAQKRLDLDGIIQTSLFKRLAEATEGVKRDAQVSLSFGLDEQRLVVISGKANVEVDLECQRCNEVFAHECDVQFTYTPYYNEKSEEEAPEEYDLVDLNEYGELDLIQLVEDEFILGLPQIAMHDNAKCSVNSNNLVFGELPEEIEEDKKPNPFDVLKSLKK